One part of the Gossypium raimondii isolate GPD5lz chromosome 1, ASM2569854v1, whole genome shotgun sequence genome encodes these proteins:
- the LOC105777174 gene encoding uncharacterized protein LOC105777174 isoform X1: MEGLIKYPKIEPEDNQFQFLSSQDLEKVEESREKCTLVDTDVMQDGKQLKRSESEVHPRVSGCNSMEILSSDGNQKKGEAFYYDTPFSEETGVWVPVSVPPVSENKHEEWDRGLCLNGGYFPDDGVRSNQFIGESKDLTVWDVFSEMLIAARGKVSSIASGDVQRYGITWLSSHLLEQTWKEMAQTLAEANFGNINEILEAEPPKWLADSAASNCMLCNMRFHPIMRSRHHCRFCGGIFCNECSKGRSLLPMKFHMGNPQRVCDVCCVRLEPVQSYLMDHICRAAQLPTHDLTDLSTLRSWLNFPWGQSMEYEIYKAANTINNYSKQVGSLKPEKSIPDAILRQAKGLAILTVAKVGVMVTYNIGTGLVVARRDDGSWSPPSAISSCGVGWGFQAGGEFTDFIIVLRNESAVATFSGNMHLSVGAGLSAAAGIVGRAAEADIRGGSGGYAACYTYSCSKGAFLGCSLEGSVVTTRNQENSRFYGNPSITASDILLGSLPMPPAASTLYQALSNLFEKLER, from the exons ATGGAGGGGCTGATAAAATACCCTAAAATTGAACCAGAAGACAACCAGTTTCAATTCTTATCTTCCCAG GATCTGGAAAAAGTGGAGGAAAGTAGAGAAAAATGTACTCTTGTAGATACCGATGTTATGCAAGATGGAAAGCAGCTTAAAAGATCTGAAAGTGAAGTCCATCCTAGAGTTAGTGGATGCAATAGTATGGAAATTCTTTCGAGCGATGGAAATCAGAAAAAGGGAGAAGCTTTTTACTATGATACCCCATTTTCTGAAGAAACTGGAGTTTGGGTACCTGTGTCTGTCCCTCCTGTGTCTGAAAATAAACACGAAGAATGGGATAGAGGCCTATGTCTGAATGGAGGATACTTTCCTGATGATGGTGTACGATCAAATCAGTTTATTGGAGAAAGTAAGGATCTGACTGTGTGGGATGTGTTCAGTGAGATGTTAATAGCCGCTCGAGGCAAAGTGAGTTCTATAGCTTCAGGTGATGTTCAAAGATATGGGATCACTTGGTTATCCAGCCATCTTCTTGAACAAACTTGGAAAGAGATGGCTCAAACGCTTGCAGAAGCTAATTTTGGTAACATCAATGAAATTCTTGAAGCAGAGCCACCAAAGTGGTTGGCTGACAGTGCTGCTTCTAATTGCATGTTATGTAATATGCGGTTCCATCCTATCATGCGCTCCCGTCATCATTGCCGATTCTGTGGTGGGATCTTCTGCAATGAATGTTCTAAAGGGCGGAGCCTGTTACCAATGAAATTCCACATGGGGAACCCACAACGAGTATGTGATGTTTGTTGCGTGAGGCTTGAGCCCGTCCAATCATACTTGATGGACCACATTTGTCGTGCTGCTCAGTTGCCTACCCATGATCTGACAGACCTCAGTACGTTAAGATCATGGCTGAATTTTCCTTGGGGCCAATCCATGGAATATGAGATTTATAAGGCTGCAAATACTATTAACAATTATAGTAAG CAGGTTGGATCCTTGAAACCTGAAAAGTCCATACCCGATGCTATTTTAAGACAAGCAAAAGGGCTTGCAATTCTTACTGTTGCAAAGGTCGGGGTTATGGTGACATACAATATTGGAACAGGGCTTGTTGTTGCTCGTAGAGATGATGGATCATGGTCTCCACCATCTGCAATATCTTCCTGTGGTGTTGGCTGGGGATTTCAG GCTGGAGGTGAATTTACGGATTTCATTATTGTATTGAGAAACGAAAGTGCTGTTGCAACATTTAGTGGAAACATGCATTTATCAGTTGGAGCAGGGTTGAGTGCAGCTGCTGGCATTGTTGGGCGAGCTGCTGAAGCTGACATACGTGGGGGCTCTGGAGGTTATGCTGCTTGTTATACATACAGCTGTAGTAAAG GTGCATTTTTGGGGTGCTCACTTGAAGGAAGTGTAGTGACAACCAGAAACCAAGAAAATTCTAGATTTTATGGTAATCCATCTATCACTGCATCAGATATTCTTCTCGGTTCATTGCCTATGCCTCCTGCTGCTTCCACTCTTTATCAAGCTCTCTCAAATCTATTTGAAAAGCTTGAGAGATGA
- the LOC105777174 gene encoding uncharacterized protein LOC105777174 isoform X2: MEGLIKYPKIEPEDNQFQFLSSQDLEKVEESREKCTLVDTDVMQDGKQLKRSESEVHPRVSGCNSMEILSSDGNQKKGEAFYYDTPFSEETGVWVPVSVPPVSENKHEEWDRGLCLNGGYFPDDGVRSNQFIGESKDLTVWDVFSEMLIAARGKVSSIASGDVQRYGITWLSSHLLEQTWKEMAQTLAEANFGNINEILEAEPPKWLADSAASNCMLCNMRFHPIMRSRHHCRFCGGIFCNECSKGRSLLPMKFHMGNPQRVCDVCCVRLEPVQSYLMDHICRAAQLPTHDLTDLSTLRSWLNFPWGQSMEYEIYKAANTINNYSKVGSLKPEKSIPDAILRQAKGLAILTVAKVGVMVTYNIGTGLVVARRDDGSWSPPSAISSCGVGWGFQAGGEFTDFIIVLRNESAVATFSGNMHLSVGAGLSAAAGIVGRAAEADIRGGSGGYAACYTYSCSKGAFLGCSLEGSVVTTRNQENSRFYGNPSITASDILLGSLPMPPAASTLYQALSNLFEKLER; the protein is encoded by the exons ATGGAGGGGCTGATAAAATACCCTAAAATTGAACCAGAAGACAACCAGTTTCAATTCTTATCTTCCCAG GATCTGGAAAAAGTGGAGGAAAGTAGAGAAAAATGTACTCTTGTAGATACCGATGTTATGCAAGATGGAAAGCAGCTTAAAAGATCTGAAAGTGAAGTCCATCCTAGAGTTAGTGGATGCAATAGTATGGAAATTCTTTCGAGCGATGGAAATCAGAAAAAGGGAGAAGCTTTTTACTATGATACCCCATTTTCTGAAGAAACTGGAGTTTGGGTACCTGTGTCTGTCCCTCCTGTGTCTGAAAATAAACACGAAGAATGGGATAGAGGCCTATGTCTGAATGGAGGATACTTTCCTGATGATGGTGTACGATCAAATCAGTTTATTGGAGAAAGTAAGGATCTGACTGTGTGGGATGTGTTCAGTGAGATGTTAATAGCCGCTCGAGGCAAAGTGAGTTCTATAGCTTCAGGTGATGTTCAAAGATATGGGATCACTTGGTTATCCAGCCATCTTCTTGAACAAACTTGGAAAGAGATGGCTCAAACGCTTGCAGAAGCTAATTTTGGTAACATCAATGAAATTCTTGAAGCAGAGCCACCAAAGTGGTTGGCTGACAGTGCTGCTTCTAATTGCATGTTATGTAATATGCGGTTCCATCCTATCATGCGCTCCCGTCATCATTGCCGATTCTGTGGTGGGATCTTCTGCAATGAATGTTCTAAAGGGCGGAGCCTGTTACCAATGAAATTCCACATGGGGAACCCACAACGAGTATGTGATGTTTGTTGCGTGAGGCTTGAGCCCGTCCAATCATACTTGATGGACCACATTTGTCGTGCTGCTCAGTTGCCTACCCATGATCTGACAGACCTCAGTACGTTAAGATCATGGCTGAATTTTCCTTGGGGCCAATCCATGGAATATGAGATTTATAAGGCTGCAAATACTATTAACAATTATAGTAAG GTTGGATCCTTGAAACCTGAAAAGTCCATACCCGATGCTATTTTAAGACAAGCAAAAGGGCTTGCAATTCTTACTGTTGCAAAGGTCGGGGTTATGGTGACATACAATATTGGAACAGGGCTTGTTGTTGCTCGTAGAGATGATGGATCATGGTCTCCACCATCTGCAATATCTTCCTGTGGTGTTGGCTGGGGATTTCAG GCTGGAGGTGAATTTACGGATTTCATTATTGTATTGAGAAACGAAAGTGCTGTTGCAACATTTAGTGGAAACATGCATTTATCAGTTGGAGCAGGGTTGAGTGCAGCTGCTGGCATTGTTGGGCGAGCTGCTGAAGCTGACATACGTGGGGGCTCTGGAGGTTATGCTGCTTGTTATACATACAGCTGTAGTAAAG GTGCATTTTTGGGGTGCTCACTTGAAGGAAGTGTAGTGACAACCAGAAACCAAGAAAATTCTAGATTTTATGGTAATCCATCTATCACTGCATCAGATATTCTTCTCGGTTCATTGCCTATGCCTCCTGCTGCTTCCACTCTTTATCAAGCTCTCTCAAATCTATTTGAAAAGCTTGAGAGATGA